A window from Alphaproteobacteria bacterium encodes these proteins:
- a CDS encoding IS5/IS1182 family transposase: ENYFAKIKEFRGIATRYDKTDTSYAANLSLVATIIDLR; this comes from the coding sequence CGAGAACTATTTCGCCAAGATCAAGGAATTCCGGGGCATTGCTACGCGCTACGACAAAACCGACACAAGCTATGCCGCAAACTTGAGCCTCGTCGCCACCATCATTGATTTGCGTTAA